In a genomic window of Cataglyphis hispanica isolate Lineage 1 chromosome 18, ULB_Chis1_1.0, whole genome shotgun sequence:
- the LOC126856450 gene encoding inactive pancreatic lipase-related protein 1-like isoform X1 — protein METHLLISLLLICTAAGLPVEKKSYNNDIFTPMDYALLENTTAYMYDDNENLVELTLDDDIESLDETQMNIANRVFFFLYTKKNSIIPRTLYVNDKNSLKSSNFDPSKPTRFITHGWMNSRSSLACLLIRDAYLKNEDSNVIVVDWGSISRRPYIWASNRVVMVGQFVSTMIDFLEEQGMDLSKTILIGHSLGAHVVGLAARNAQNKVNFVVGLDPAFPGFSLAGPGSRISSDDAEYVEIIHTNGGLLGFLTAIGHSDFYPNGGERQAGCLMDPGGACSHARSYRFFAESISSPLGFHGRNCSDFARFKMGLCNDQHTSLMGHKSQLHARGNYYLLTNSNSPYANGPILA, from the exons ATGGAAACACATCTTTTGATTAGTCTCCTGCTCATCTGCACCGCGGctg GGCTTCCAGTGGAAaagaaatcttataataatgatatcttCACTCCAATGGATTACGCATTACTTGAAAACACGACAGCGTACATGTACGACGATAATGAGAATTTGGTGGAACTAACATTGGATGACGACATAGAAAGTCTAGACGAAACCCAGATGAATATCGCAAATCGTGTCTTCTTCTTTCTATATaccaaaaaaaattctattataccAAGAACGCTTTATGTCAATGACAAGAATTCTCTAAAGTCTAGCAACTTTGATCCTAGCAAACCAACGCGTTTCATAACTCACGGATGGATGAATTCTCGGAGTAGTTTAGCGTGTCTTCTAATTCGCGACG CTTATTTGAAGAACGAAGATTCTAATGTTATCGTCGTTGATTGGGGCAGCATAAGCCGTAGGCCTTATATTTGGGCTAGCAACCGTGTTGTCATGGTCGGTCAATTCGTCTCCACTATGATTGATTTCCTCGAGGAGCAAGGGATGGATTTGTCGAAAACCATACTGATCGGTCACTCTCTTGGTGCTCATGTAGTTGGATTGGCAGCTCGCAATGCTCAGAACAAAGTCAACTTCGTTGTAG GACTAGATCCAGCTTTCCCCGGTTTTAGTCTAGCCGGTCCAGGATCCAGGATATCGAGCGACGACGCGGAGTACGTGGAGATCATTCATACGAATGGCGGTCTCCTCGGCTTTTTGACAGCGATCGGCCATTCCGACTTTTATCCTAACGGAGGAGAAAGACAGGCTGGCTGTCTAATGGATCCCGGCGGTGCGTGCTCTCACGCCCGTTCGTACAGATTCTTTGCCGAATCCATTAGCAGTCCGTTAGGTTTCCACGGAAGAAATTGCAGTGATTTCGCTCGATTTAAAATGGGCTTATGCAACGACCAGCATACATCCCTCATGGGTCATAAGTCGCAATTGCATGCGCGcggtaattattatctattgacCAATTCAAATTCCCCGTACGCGAACGGCCCGATCTTGGCATAA
- the LOC126856450 gene encoding inactive pancreatic lipase-related protein 1-like isoform X2 produces the protein MDYALLENTTAYMYDDNENLVELTLDDDIESLDETQMNIANRVFFFLYTKKNSIIPRTLYVNDKNSLKSSNFDPSKPTRFITHGWMNSRSSLACLLIRDAYLKNEDSNVIVVDWGSISRRPYIWASNRVVMVGQFVSTMIDFLEEQGMDLSKTILIGHSLGAHVVGLAARNAQNKVNFVVGLDPAFPGFSLAGPGSRISSDDAEYVEIIHTNGGLLGFLTAIGHSDFYPNGGERQAGCLMDPGGACSHARSYRFFAESISSPLGFHGRNCSDFARFKMGLCNDQHTSLMGHKSQLHARGNYYLLTNSNSPYANGPILA, from the exons ATGGATTACGCATTACTTGAAAACACGACAGCGTACATGTACGACGATAATGAGAATTTGGTGGAACTAACATTGGATGACGACATAGAAAGTCTAGACGAAACCCAGATGAATATCGCAAATCGTGTCTTCTTCTTTCTATATaccaaaaaaaattctattataccAAGAACGCTTTATGTCAATGACAAGAATTCTCTAAAGTCTAGCAACTTTGATCCTAGCAAACCAACGCGTTTCATAACTCACGGATGGATGAATTCTCGGAGTAGTTTAGCGTGTCTTCTAATTCGCGACG CTTATTTGAAGAACGAAGATTCTAATGTTATCGTCGTTGATTGGGGCAGCATAAGCCGTAGGCCTTATATTTGGGCTAGCAACCGTGTTGTCATGGTCGGTCAATTCGTCTCCACTATGATTGATTTCCTCGAGGAGCAAGGGATGGATTTGTCGAAAACCATACTGATCGGTCACTCTCTTGGTGCTCATGTAGTTGGATTGGCAGCTCGCAATGCTCAGAACAAAGTCAACTTCGTTGTAG GACTAGATCCAGCTTTCCCCGGTTTTAGTCTAGCCGGTCCAGGATCCAGGATATCGAGCGACGACGCGGAGTACGTGGAGATCATTCATACGAATGGCGGTCTCCTCGGCTTTTTGACAGCGATCGGCCATTCCGACTTTTATCCTAACGGAGGAGAAAGACAGGCTGGCTGTCTAATGGATCCCGGCGGTGCGTGCTCTCACGCCCGTTCGTACAGATTCTTTGCCGAATCCATTAGCAGTCCGTTAGGTTTCCACGGAAGAAATTGCAGTGATTTCGCTCGATTTAAAATGGGCTTATGCAACGACCAGCATACATCCCTCATGGGTCATAAGTCGCAATTGCATGCGCGcggtaattattatctattgacCAATTCAAATTCCCCGTACGCGAACGGCCCGATCTTGGCATAA